One Anas platyrhynchos isolate ZD024472 breed Pekin duck chromosome 2, IASCAAS_PekinDuck_T2T, whole genome shotgun sequence DNA segment encodes these proteins:
- the LOC110353026 gene encoding LOW QUALITY PROTEIN: putative 2-hydroxyacid dehydrogenase SERP1888 (The sequence of the model RefSeq protein was modified relative to this genomic sequence to represent the inferred CDS: inserted 1 base in 1 codon; deleted 2 bases in 2 codons; substituted 1 base at 1 genomic stop codon) encodes MCNSPDTMSFFFVQIMEGGVLSGLLVNEIGGIPGILHGHMEFLKKKKQFYLITVKKFIEDRKRLSKKVHAIXLWWHKPVIDQDFHQSLPNLKVIANLKVGXDHLDLKLVGCFEVKMANAPCAVSSSTADTGMALLMTSARRRNCHLKHRLLFLVPLCRTPFIFHIRMVFVYFKFTEVHCEAYFLGVQVTGATLAIIDTGSIGCKIAQRSKAFEMKILCHNRTQRKEQEQQDVGAIYCKKIVDLIQQANFAMVVVSLTPQTHKLIGKGEINLMKPTVTLINISQGNIKNSSLA; translated from the exons ATGTGCAATTCTCCTGATACTATGTCTTTCTTCTTTGTGCAGATTATGGAAGGCGGAGTGCTATCTGGACTTTTGGTAAATGAAATTGGTGGAATACCTGGGATA TTGCATGGCCACATggagtttctgaaaaaaaaaaaacaattctacCTCATTACTGTGAAGAAATTTATTGAAGACAGAAAGCGTTTGAGTAAAAAGGTCCACGCAATCTAATTGTGGTGGCACAAACCAGTCATTGACCAAGACTTCCACCAAAGCCTGCCAAACTTGAAAGTGATTGCAAATTTGAAAGTAG TGGATCACCTGGATCTGAAACTTGTAGGTTGTTTTGAAGTGAAAATGGCTAATGCTCCATGTGCTGTTTCTAGCAGCACAGCAGATACAGGGATGGCTTTGTTGATGACATCTGCTAGAAGACGTAACTGC CACCTCAAGCATAGACTACTTTTTCTTGTTCCTCTGTGTAGGACCCCATTCATTTTTCATATTAGAATGGTTTTTGTGTACTTCAAGTTTACTGAAGTTCACTGTGAAGCTTATTTTCTAGGAGTTCAAGTTACTGGGGCTACTCTAGCAATCATTGACACAGGCAGCATTGGGTGTAAGATTGCACAGAGATCCAAAGCATTTGAAATGAAGATT TTGTGCCACAACAGGACACAGAG gaaagagcaggaacagCAGGATGTTGGTGCCATTTACTGTAAAAAGATAGTTGATTTGATCCAGCAGGCAAATTTTGCAATGGTGGTAGTGAGTCTGACACCTCAGACACACAAGCTGATTGGGAAAGGAGAGATTAACCTGATGAAACCCACAGTTACTCTCATTAACATCAGCCAAGGTAATATTAAGAACAGTTCACTGGCCTGA